From Pelosinus fermentans DSM 17108, the proteins below share one genomic window:
- a CDS encoding radical SAM protein, protein METLDLLAQEGWRIRQKNFQSNIKFSYPNETKAVSVTGGKCELNCAHCGGHYLKGMKALKDIPEGPEGNGLTARSLLISGGCTAEGKVPIAEHIAQIAAMKQNMKYNVHVGLVDEEDIQEIAKVADKVSFDFIGDDATIKEVLGIDRTVSDYVACYQKLKKSCSVIPHICIGLHGGEIRGEYEAIRHLKALGVDGITFIVFTPTKGTRFADCKPPSIEDVLNILASARRELPALPIHLGCMRPGGAYRQELDLWAVRLGINGIVNPVSGAVRLAQNLGLTIERREECCVL, encoded by the coding sequence ATGGAAACCTTAGATTTGCTGGCCCAAGAGGGGTGGCGGATCAGGCAGAAAAATTTTCAGTCAAATATTAAATTTTCATATCCAAATGAAACCAAAGCTGTAAGTGTTACAGGAGGCAAATGCGAGTTAAACTGCGCACATTGCGGAGGTCACTATTTAAAGGGGATGAAGGCACTTAAAGATATTCCGGAGGGTCCGGAGGGGAATGGACTTACAGCACGCAGCCTTTTAATCAGCGGCGGGTGTACAGCCGAAGGCAAGGTTCCCATCGCTGAGCATATAGCCCAAATTGCGGCAATGAAACAAAATATGAAGTATAACGTACATGTTGGTCTGGTTGACGAGGAAGACATCCAGGAAATAGCTAAGGTAGCGGACAAAGTTTCTTTTGATTTTATCGGGGATGATGCAACGATAAAAGAAGTTTTAGGAATTGATCGTACCGTTTCAGATTATGTTGCATGCTATCAGAAACTTAAGAAAAGTTGTTCTGTGATTCCCCATATATGCATTGGACTTCATGGCGGCGAGATTAGAGGTGAATACGAAGCGATCAGGCACCTGAAAGCACTTGGCGTAGACGGGATTACTTTTATTGTATTTACTCCAACGAAGGGGACACGTTTTGCCGATTGCAAGCCCCCTTCTATTGAAGATGTATTAAACATACTGGCCAGCGCGAGAAGAGAGCTTCCCGCGCTGCCGATTCATCTTGGATGCATGCGGCCAGGAGGTGCTTATCGTCAGGAATTAGACTTATGGGCAGTTCGCTTAGGGATCAACGGTATTGTAAATCCGGTTTCAGGAGCGGTACGGTTGGCTCAAAATCTCGGATTGACGATAGAGCGGCGAGAGGAGTGCTGTGTATTATGA
- the gcvPB gene encoding aminomethyl-transferring glycine dehydrogenase subunit GcvPB: MKTKQSTIFEISKPGRFALDLPKSDVPAYEMETLVPSDLLRSKYAQLPEVSQPDLIRHYTALSRRNFGVDSGFYPLGSCTMKYNPKVNEDVCRYPGFADIHPLQDVESIQGALELLYQMEQYLAEIAGMDAVTMQPVAGAHGELTGLKLIRQYHRSRGEVRTKVIVPDSAHGTNPATATVCGLEIVEIKSNDDGSINLDALKAAVGLDTAAFMLTNPSTLGLFEKNIKEIAQIVHAAGGLLYYDGANTNAVMGIVRPGDMGFDVVHINLHKTFSTPHGGGGPGSGPVGVKQELIPFLPVPIVTYNGKKYDLEYDRPLSIGRMHSFYGNFGVIVRAYAYIRTMGPDGLRQASEDAVLNANYCLSQLREDYYAPFDRYSMHECIITSKNQKQFGVKTLDIAKRLLDYGYHPPTIYFPLIVEEAIMIEPTETESKETLDGFIKAMREIAKEARTDVTQILNAPHDTVVGRLDETAAARKPVVRWKP, translated from the coding sequence ATGAAAACAAAACAATCGACTATATTCGAAATAAGCAAACCTGGGCGTTTCGCCTTAGATTTGCCTAAAAGTGACGTTCCCGCCTATGAGATGGAAACACTTGTACCATCTGATCTTTTGAGATCCAAATACGCCCAACTTCCGGAAGTAAGCCAACCTGATTTAATAAGGCATTATACCGCTCTTTCGAGGCGAAACTTTGGTGTTGACTCGGGATTCTACCCTCTTGGTTCATGTACGATGAAGTATAATCCTAAAGTGAATGAAGATGTTTGCCGGTATCCGGGCTTTGCAGATATTCATCCTTTGCAGGATGTTGAGTCAATCCAAGGCGCGTTAGAACTTCTATATCAAATGGAACAATATTTAGCAGAAATTGCCGGAATGGATGCGGTTACAATGCAGCCGGTGGCGGGTGCCCATGGTGAGTTGACAGGATTAAAACTCATCAGGCAGTATCATCGCTCGCGGGGGGAAGTAAGAACTAAGGTGATTGTTCCTGACTCTGCTCATGGTACAAATCCGGCTACCGCAACTGTTTGTGGGCTGGAAATCGTTGAAATTAAGTCCAATGATGACGGCTCAATTAACCTGGATGCGCTAAAAGCTGCTGTGGGTTTGGATACTGCGGCATTTATGCTTACTAACCCGAGTACGTTAGGGTTGTTCGAAAAAAACATCAAAGAAATTGCCCAAATCGTTCATGCTGCCGGAGGACTGTTATATTACGACGGGGCTAATACGAACGCAGTAATGGGGATTGTGCGTCCTGGCGATATGGGATTTGATGTAGTGCATATTAACCTCCATAAGACGTTTTCCACGCCTCACGGCGGCGGCGGACCTGGCTCCGGACCTGTCGGTGTAAAACAAGAGTTAATTCCATTTTTACCTGTTCCCATAGTAACCTACAATGGGAAGAAATACGATCTGGAATATGATCGACCGCTCTCCATTGGAAGAATGCATTCTTTTTACGGTAATTTTGGAGTGATTGTTAGGGCCTATGCCTATATCCGGACGATGGGACCAGATGGACTTCGGCAAGCAAGTGAAGATGCCGTTCTAAATGCAAATTATTGTTTGAGTCAATTAAGAGAAGACTACTATGCTCCCTTTGACCGGTATAGCATGCATGAATGCATAATCACCTCTAAAAATCAAAAGCAGTTTGGAGTAAAGACGCTGGATATTGCAAAACGACTATTGGATTATGGGTATCACCCGCCAACCATTTACTTTCCGCTTATCGTAGAGGAAGCGATCATGATTGAACCTACCGAGACGGAAAGCAAAGAAACGCTGGATGGTTTTATTAAGGCTATGCGGGAAATAGCGAAAGAAGCGAGAACTGACGTAACGCAAATTCTTAATGCTCCCCACGACACCGTTGTGGGAAGGCTTGATGAAACTGCGGCGGCACGGAAACCGGTAGTAAGATGGAAACCTTAG
- the gcvPA gene encoding aminomethyl-transferring glycine dehydrogenase subunit GcvPA: MAWSYLPHTKADRREMLDAVGVDSVEKLFEDVPADLRMTRTLNLPPALPEQGLVKHLKALAKANANLQELTCFLGAGAYDHYIPSVVHHIIGRSEFYTAYTQYQPEISQGYLQALWEYQSMICEITGMEVANASMYDGGTAVAEAAMMACASSKKTAIVMAETVHPHYRETFLTYAKDKKIELKLAPYSDGLTDLNKIPQLIDDSTAAVVVQFSNFFGCIEDLKSIAEIAHAKGAYLIAVVDPISMGLLESPGALGADIVVGEGQGLGIPISFGGPYLGFFATTEKLMRKMPGRIVGQTVDNRGNRGFVLTLQAREQHIRREKATSNICSNEALCALTSAVYMSTLGKAGLREVAAQCIQKAHYAYRSLTSLKGCEPVFSGAFFKEFTVRLNKPVSDINKKLLAKKILGGLDLGKYYPELENCMLICVTEKRTKEEIDWLVREMGEVL, from the coding sequence ATGGCTTGGAGTTATCTTCCTCATACAAAAGCTGATAGACGTGAGATGCTAGATGCTGTTGGCGTTGATTCAGTGGAAAAATTATTTGAAGACGTACCAGCTGATTTGCGAATGACCAGGACATTAAATTTGCCGCCAGCCCTGCCTGAACAGGGCTTAGTTAAACATCTCAAAGCACTGGCAAAAGCGAATGCCAATCTTCAGGAATTAACCTGCTTTCTAGGTGCAGGAGCTTATGACCATTATATTCCCAGTGTAGTTCATCATATCATTGGACGCTCTGAATTTTACACTGCCTACACGCAATATCAGCCGGAGATTTCCCAGGGCTACTTGCAGGCGTTATGGGAATACCAGTCAATGATCTGCGAGATTACAGGCATGGAAGTGGCCAATGCCTCCATGTATGATGGCGGTACTGCCGTTGCTGAAGCCGCTATGATGGCGTGTGCCAGTTCTAAGAAAACGGCAATTGTAATGGCCGAGACTGTCCATCCCCATTATCGGGAGACATTTCTGACCTATGCCAAGGATAAAAAGATCGAGCTTAAATTGGCACCATATAGCGATGGTTTGACTGATTTAAACAAGATACCCCAGCTGATAGATGATTCGACAGCGGCTGTTGTCGTGCAATTTTCCAATTTTTTTGGCTGCATTGAGGATTTGAAAAGCATCGCAGAAATTGCCCACGCTAAGGGAGCATATCTGATTGCTGTCGTTGACCCTATTTCTATGGGGCTTCTGGAATCTCCCGGTGCGCTAGGTGCAGATATTGTAGTTGGGGAAGGCCAAGGCTTGGGAATTCCAATATCTTTTGGCGGTCCGTATCTCGGTTTCTTTGCAACAACGGAAAAGCTCATGAGAAAAATGCCCGGTCGAATTGTCGGTCAGACTGTGGACAATAGAGGCAATCGTGGCTTTGTACTGACGCTTCAAGCTCGTGAACAACATATTCGCCGCGAAAAGGCAACTTCAAATATTTGTTCCAACGAAGCACTTTGTGCTTTGACATCTGCCGTTTACATGAGTACTTTGGGCAAAGCAGGTTTACGGGAGGTTGCAGCACAATGCATTCAAAAAGCCCATTATGCATATCGTTCACTGACAAGTTTAAAAGGATGTGAACCGGTATTCTCGGGAGCATTTTTTAAAGAATTCACTGTCAGACTAAACAAACCAGTTTCCGATATCAATAAAAAATTGTTGGCTAAAAAAATCTTAGGGGGACTAGACCTTGGTAAATACTATCCCGAACTTGAAAACTGCATGCTCATCTGCGTTACTGAAAAACGTACCAAAGAAGAGATAGACTGGTTGGTTCGTGAAATGGGGGAAGTGTTATGA
- the gcvH gene encoding glycine cleavage system protein GcvH, whose product MNIPKELKYSKDHEWVKVEGNVAIIGVTDFAQSQLGDVVFVELPDELSTVKVGDSFSVIESVKAVSDIYAPVSGKIVKVNQALTDSPDLINQEPYGEGWIVVIEMSDSSELDDLLDSDAYAQLAAEGGH is encoded by the coding sequence ATGAATATTCCAAAAGAACTAAAGTACTCCAAAGATCACGAATGGGTCAAGGTAGAAGGTAACGTTGCTATTATTGGGGTAACTGATTTTGCTCAATCACAGTTAGGTGATGTTGTATTTGTAGAATTGCCAGATGAGTTAAGTACAGTGAAAGTGGGCGATAGCTTTTCTGTCATTGAGTCAGTAAAAGCAGTATCGGATATTTATGCTCCGGTTTCCGGAAAAATTGTAAAAGTGAACCAAGCACTTACGGATTCTCCCGACCTGATCAATCAAGAACCTTATGGTGAAGGTTGGATCGTTGTTATTGAAATGTCTGACAGCAGTGAATTAGATGATCTTTTAGATAGCGATGCATATGCTCAGTTGGCGGCGGAGGGAGGACACTAG
- the gcvT gene encoding glycine cleavage system aminomethyltransferase GcvT, whose translation MTVKQTPLYETHLRYGGRIVEFGGWSLPVQYTGIKNEHQTVRTKAGVFDVSHMGEVVVNGPDALAFLQRLVTNDVSKLERNQILYTPMCYKHGGTVDDLLVYKKDADHYLLVINAANIEKDWNWMRENAEEFDVNLTNISNETAQIALQGPLSETIVSKLTDAPLSELKYYWFMPEIDIAGKKVLLSRTGYTGEDGFEIYCCPDDATYLWDTIMEVGRPLGLLPAGLGCRDTLRFEVCFPLYGHELSADISPIEAGLGIFVKLDKGEFNGQGTLQEQKTNGPKRRIVGFEMIDRGVARAEYPILVEGSYVGVVTTGTYAPSLDKNLGLGIIQAEYAKVGQKIDIEIRGKNVSAQVISKPFYKREGK comes from the coding sequence ATGACAGTAAAACAGACACCGCTTTATGAGACGCATTTGCGGTATGGTGGCAGAATTGTTGAGTTTGGCGGTTGGTCTCTCCCGGTCCAGTACACTGGAATCAAGAATGAACATCAGACCGTCAGAACAAAAGCAGGAGTATTTGACGTATCCCATATGGGAGAAGTAGTAGTTAATGGACCAGATGCACTAGCCTTTCTGCAAAGGTTAGTAACCAACGATGTCTCCAAACTGGAAAGAAATCAAATACTCTACACACCCATGTGCTATAAGCATGGGGGAACCGTAGACGATCTATTAGTTTACAAAAAGGATGCTGATCATTATCTCCTGGTTATTAATGCGGCAAACATTGAAAAAGATTGGAATTGGATGCGGGAGAATGCCGAAGAATTTGACGTTAATCTTACCAATATTTCTAATGAAACAGCCCAGATCGCCCTGCAAGGACCATTATCAGAGACGATTGTATCGAAATTGACTGATGCACCGCTTTCCGAACTAAAATATTACTGGTTTATGCCTGAAATCGATATTGCTGGCAAAAAAGTATTGTTATCGCGAACTGGATATACGGGAGAAGATGGATTTGAAATTTACTGCTGCCCGGATGATGCTACATATTTATGGGATACAATCATGGAAGTCGGGCGCCCCCTTGGATTGCTTCCCGCTGGTTTAGGTTGTCGTGACACATTGAGATTTGAAGTTTGTTTTCCTTTATATGGGCACGAACTTTCGGCCGATATTTCGCCCATTGAGGCAGGACTCGGAATATTTGTAAAGCTTGATAAGGGGGAATTTAACGGACAAGGAACGCTGCAGGAACAGAAAACCAATGGACCAAAACGCAGAATAGTTGGTTTTGAGATGATTGACCGTGGAGTAGCACGGGCTGAATATCCGATTTTAGTAGAGGGCAGCTATGTTGGAGTGGTAACGACAGGAACTTACGCTCCATCCCTTGATAAAAACCTTGGTTTGGGTATAATTCAAGCTGAATATGCAAAGGTTGGACAAAAAATAGATATTGAAATTCGCGGCAAGAATGTATCCGCCCAAGTCATTTCCAAACCATTTTATAAAAGAGAGGGGAAGTAA
- a CDS encoding BMC domain-containing protein, whose product MKRAIGLLELKNITRGLLAADAMLKAANVEILMAQAMCPGKYVVMVAGDVGAVQSAVKSGTAVSGAENVVDEFILPNLHDSIFPALSGCTEVKEVRSLGVIESYSVASAIIAADTAVKASNVELIEVRLARGMGGKAMVTLTGDVGAVTAAVKAGSNAIHDSGFLVDQLVLPAPHSALHKVLF is encoded by the coding sequence ATGAAGCGTGCTATTGGTTTATTAGAATTAAAGAATATTACCAGAGGTCTTTTAGCAGCAGATGCCATGCTAAAGGCAGCTAATGTAGAGATCCTCATGGCACAAGCCATGTGCCCTGGCAAGTATGTTGTCATGGTTGCAGGTGATGTGGGAGCTGTCCAAAGCGCAGTCAAAAGCGGAACGGCAGTAAGCGGCGCTGAAAATGTTGTGGATGAATTTATACTTCCTAATTTGCATGACAGTATTTTCCCAGCATTGTCAGGCTGTACCGAAGTCAAAGAAGTAAGATCTCTGGGGGTAATTGAAAGCTATTCTGTAGCGTCTGCGATTATTGCAGCAGATACGGCAGTAAAAGCTTCCAATGTAGAATTGATCGAAGTCCGCCTGGCAAGAGGAATGGGCGGCAAAGCTATGGTGACATTAACTGGCGATGTAGGAGCGGTAACTGCTGCCGTTAAGGCTGGCAGCAATGCCATACATGACAGCGGATTTTTAGTCGATCAACTCGTATTGCCAGCACCTCACAGTGCTTTACATAAAGTCTTATTTTAA
- a CDS encoding SLBB domain-containing protein, whose translation MRDEIVAAVKAAGVVGAGGAGFPTHVKINAAVEFVIVNGAECEPLLRAHQHIMAAESTKMVLGLKTVMLATGAKRGYIGLKRKYEEATKNLQTAIKEIDDQEIELFFLPDIYPAGDEQVLVHEVTGRIVPEGGIPLHVGVVVANVETLINIADALKGQGVTDKYVTVGGAVAKPITLKVPIGMKVQELIALAGGALVNPYAIIDGGPMMGKLITSDAPVTKTTGGILVLPVDHSLITQKNTTWQMIANRAKAVCCNCLACTDVCPRHLLGHSLEPHRIMQAIGKGQIGESAIFSRALLCSECGACDTFGCSMGLSPRRVNAELKKQLGKAGIKNPHNNKPQQALSTRINRLIPTKRLTARLGIAQYDVKAPLSANEVIAKEVTLPLSQHIGAPALPIVKVGDIVKKGDLIGTIPEGAAVGANLHASISGEICRVDTRIGIRAV comes from the coding sequence ATGCGTGACGAGATTGTCGCCGCGGTAAAAGCAGCAGGTGTAGTGGGTGCTGGCGGAGCTGGTTTCCCTACCCATGTTAAAATCAACGCTGCTGTTGAATTTGTGATTGTTAATGGTGCGGAATGCGAACCCTTATTAAGAGCTCATCAGCATATCATGGCAGCAGAAAGTACAAAGATGGTTTTAGGCTTGAAAACAGTGATGCTGGCCACTGGGGCAAAACGCGGTTATATTGGCCTAAAACGTAAGTACGAAGAAGCCACGAAAAACCTCCAGACTGCTATAAAAGAGATAGATGATCAGGAAATTGAATTGTTTTTTTTACCTGATATTTATCCAGCTGGGGATGAACAAGTACTTGTTCATGAAGTCACGGGCCGAATTGTACCTGAAGGCGGTATACCTCTCCACGTAGGAGTGGTCGTGGCGAATGTTGAGACCCTAATCAATATTGCAGACGCTTTAAAAGGCCAAGGCGTAACGGATAAATATGTTACAGTTGGCGGTGCTGTGGCGAAACCAATCACATTAAAAGTACCCATTGGTATGAAAGTACAGGAACTGATTGCTCTGGCAGGAGGAGCACTTGTGAATCCTTATGCGATCATTGACGGTGGTCCGATGATGGGCAAATTAATTACCTCAGATGCACCCGTTACCAAAACTACAGGAGGTATCTTGGTTTTACCTGTGGATCATTCCTTAATTACACAAAAAAATACAACATGGCAGATGATTGCCAATCGGGCGAAGGCAGTATGCTGTAATTGTTTGGCCTGTACTGATGTTTGCCCGCGCCACCTGTTAGGTCATAGTTTGGAACCTCATCGTATCATGCAGGCGATTGGTAAAGGGCAGATAGGTGAGTCGGCTATTTTTTCTCGTGCTTTGCTGTGTTCAGAATGTGGTGCATGTGATACCTTTGGCTGTTCCATGGGTTTATCTCCCCGCAGAGTGAATGCAGAATTGAAAAAGCAATTGGGAAAAGCCGGGATAAAGAATCCTCATAACAATAAACCACAGCAGGCTCTGTCAACCCGTATAAATCGTTTAATTCCTACCAAACGTTTGACAGCCCGTCTCGGTATTGCTCAATATGATGTAAAAGCACCATTGAGTGCAAACGAAGTGATTGCAAAAGAAGTTACGTTGCCTCTCTCTCAGCATATTGGAGCGCCAGCTTTACCAATTGTTAAAGTAGGAGATATAGTTAAAAAAGGTGATTTAATTGGAACTATACCTGAAGGTGCAGCGGTAGGAGCTAATTTACATGCCAGTATATCAGGAGAGATCTGTAGAGTAGACACTCGTATTGGTATTCGGGCGGTTTAG
- a CDS encoding aldehyde dehydrogenase family protein: MSIDQALIEKITLEILTKMQTGAKAAPAGYGDGIFETVDEAVAAARKAYQELKTLSLEKREVLIKAMRDVAYENATILAQMAVDESGMGRVSDKIIKNQVAALKTPGTEDLTTQAWSGDNGLTLIEMGPYGVIGAITPTTNPTETVICNGIGMIAAGNTVFFSPHPTAKNTSMKIITLLNQAIVKAGGPNNLLTSVANPSIKAANEMMKHPGINMLVATGGPGVVKAVLSSGKKAIGAGAGNPPVIVDETADIEKAARDIVAGCSFDNNLPCIAEKEVIAIGSIADRLITYMQKYGAYLISGSNIDRLLDVIMTVQEEKIAEGCTDKPKRSYGINKDYVGKDAKYLLSKIGIDVPDSVRVVLCETPADHPFVIEELMMPVLPVVQVKDIDEAIEVAVRVEHGNRHTAAMHSKNVDHLTRFARAVETTIFVKNAPSYAGIGVGGEGFTSFTLAGPTGEGITSPRSFTRQRRCVLVDAFSIV; the protein is encoded by the coding sequence ATGAGTATTGATCAAGCTTTAATTGAGAAAATAACATTAGAAATTTTAACAAAAATGCAAACCGGAGCAAAGGCAGCTCCAGCTGGTTATGGTGACGGAATTTTTGAAACGGTTGATGAAGCCGTGGCTGCAGCCCGCAAAGCATATCAGGAGTTAAAGACTCTATCTTTAGAAAAAAGAGAAGTACTCATCAAAGCAATGCGGGATGTAGCCTATGAAAATGCCACAATTCTGGCGCAAATGGCTGTAGACGAATCCGGTATGGGAAGAGTATCTGATAAAATTATCAAGAATCAGGTAGCTGCTCTTAAAACACCTGGCACAGAAGATTTAACTACCCAGGCTTGGAGCGGCGACAACGGTTTAACATTAATTGAAATGGGACCTTATGGTGTCATTGGTGCCATTACCCCTACCACAAATCCAACAGAAACGGTTATCTGCAATGGAATTGGCATGATTGCAGCAGGGAATACTGTATTCTTCAGCCCGCATCCTACTGCAAAAAATACATCCATGAAGATCATCACACTGTTGAATCAAGCCATTGTTAAAGCTGGTGGTCCAAATAACCTATTAACTTCAGTGGCGAATCCTTCCATCAAGGCAGCTAATGAAATGATGAAACATCCAGGAATCAATATGTTAGTAGCAACAGGTGGTCCTGGAGTCGTTAAGGCAGTCTTATCTTCTGGTAAGAAAGCCATTGGTGCAGGGGCTGGCAATCCTCCTGTCATCGTAGATGAAACTGCAGATATTGAAAAGGCAGCTCGGGATATTGTTGCAGGATGCTCCTTTGATAATAACTTGCCTTGTATCGCAGAAAAAGAAGTAATTGCCATAGGATCGATTGCAGATCGATTGATTACCTACATGCAAAAATATGGTGCATATCTGATTTCAGGATCCAATATTGATCGCCTGCTTGACGTTATCATGACAGTGCAGGAAGAAAAGATAGCAGAAGGCTGCACCGATAAGCCGAAAAGAAGCTATGGTATTAATAAAGATTATGTTGGTAAAGATGCAAAGTATCTACTAAGTAAAATTGGTATTGATGTACCGGATAGTGTGCGAGTCGTTCTATGCGAAACACCAGCAGATCATCCTTTTGTTATTGAAGAGCTAATGATGCCAGTATTACCAGTAGTGCAGGTAAAAGACATTGATGAAGCCATTGAAGTGGCTGTAAGAGTAGAGCATGGCAATCGTCATACAGCAGCGATGCACTCTAAAAACGTTGATCACTTAACCCGATTTGCCAGAGCGGTTGAAACGACCATTTTTGTCAAGAATGCTCCTTCCTATGCAGGAATTGGAGTGGGCGGAGAAGGCTTTACCAGCTTTACTCTTGCTGGTCCAACGGGTGAAGGAATAACCTCACCACGCAGCTTTACCCGGCAAAGACGATGCGTTCTCGTTGATGCTTTCTCCATTGTCTAA
- a CDS encoding cob(I)yrinic acid a,c-diamide adenosyltransferase: MMKVYTKTGDEGQTSLLSKQRVYKDSLRVEAYGTVDEATSAMGLGKSLSHHSPWAVNMLDSVQKELIALNADLATESLEVADYRITEAHVAGLESMIDLLEQKRIPQNYFITPGTCSASAALDLARTMVRRAERCVIRLKREEKVTVPVSLYLNRLSDFLYVLARCVEQEEIILTVKSKVLAALEGEKSQNKAEEHVSVLGKAKQLIAAAEQKAAEIGVPMVIAVVDAGGNLVAQHRMDGALLGSISIALDKAYTALALKMSTEEVASVVAPGQPLFGLNTSNNGRFITFGGGFPLVDGGNVIGGLGVSGGTVEEDITVARAALAAY; the protein is encoded by the coding sequence AACCAGCTTGCTGAGTAAGCAGCGAGTATATAAGGATAGTTTACGGGTAGAGGCTTATGGAACAGTAGATGAAGCAACTTCTGCTATGGGCTTAGGCAAGTCTTTAAGTCATCATTCACCTTGGGCCGTTAACATGCTTGATTCTGTTCAGAAAGAGTTAATTGCCTTAAATGCAGACTTGGCAACGGAATCGTTAGAAGTTGCTGACTACCGTATTACAGAAGCACATGTTGCCGGACTTGAGTCGATGATTGACCTGTTAGAGCAAAAGCGCATTCCTCAAAACTATTTTATAACGCCTGGCACTTGTTCTGCCAGTGCAGCACTGGATCTGGCACGAACAATGGTACGGCGGGCAGAACGTTGTGTTATTCGTCTGAAAAGAGAAGAAAAAGTAACTGTACCAGTATCCTTATATTTAAACCGCCTTTCCGATTTCTTGTATGTTTTAGCACGATGTGTAGAACAAGAAGAAATCATACTGACTGTTAAGAGCAAGGTATTAGCAGCATTGGAAGGTGAAAAATCACAGAATAAAGCAGAAGAACACGTAAGTGTATTAGGAAAAGCAAAACAACTGATCGCAGCAGCGGAACAAAAAGCAGCAGAAATAGGAGTACCCATGGTAATTGCGGTAGTCGATGCAGGGGGAAATCTGGTAGCACAGCATCGTATGGATGGTGCCCTGCTTGGAAGTATTTCGATAGCCCTTGATAAAGCCTACACTGCTCTTGCCTTAAAAATGTCTACAGAAGAAGTTGCTTCTGTGGTAGCGCCAGGACAGCCACTCTTTGGTTTAAATACATCAAATAATGGTAGATTTATCACTTTTGGCGGTGGATTTCCTCTTGTTGATGGAGGAAATGTAATTGGCGGGTTAGGTGTAAGCGGCGGTACAGTTGAGGAAGACATAACAGTTGCTAGGGCCGCTCTAGCTGCTTATTAA